In Alphaproteobacteria bacterium HT1-32, the sequence ATTCCTGAAGAAGGTGGCGCGTACACCGGCGCCGGTGAAAGCTGGAAAACGGGGGCGGCTGGTGTTTGCGCTGGATGCAACGGGCAGTCGTGAACCGACCTGGGATCAGGCGATGCATACACAGGCAGAAATGTTTACTGCTGCCCGGGATATTGGCGGGCTTGATGTGCAGCTTTGTTTCTTTCGCGGGTTCGGTGAATTCAAGGCCAGCAGCTGGGTGTCGGACCCGGATTCACTGTTGCGCAGCATGACCGGGGTGCGTTGTCTTGGCGGACGAACCCAGATTGAGCGTGTATTGCGCCACGGACTGCGATCGACAGGCGAACAAAAGGTAAATGCCATCGTATTTATTGGCGACTGTATGGAGGAGAGTATTGATACGCTCTGCCATCTGGCGGGCCAACTTGGCCTGAAAGGAACGCCATTGTTTCTGTTTCAGGAAGGGCATGACCCGATTGCGGAAACCGCTTTCCGGCAAATGGCCAAGTTGTCCGGCGGGGCCTGGTCGCGTTTTGATTCCGGCAGTGTTGATCAGTTGCGGGAATTGCTGGGCGCTGTCGCGGCCTTTGCGGCCGGTGGCCGGAAAGCCCTTGCTGATTTGTCAGGCCGGGGCGGCAAGGAGGCTGTCCGGCTGATCAGTAATCAGATGGGCGGTCGCGGCTAGAAAATGATCGCTTATCTTATTCTCGGCCTGTGCCTGCTGGTATCATTTGTGCTGCTGCTGAACTGGTACGCGAACGCCAGGCCAGCACAGATCTGGCGTACAGCAAAATGGTCACTGGCGCTGATCGGAACCATTCTGCTGCTGTTCCTGCTGATTTCAGGGCGGCTCGCCCAGGCGTTGTTCGCGCTACCGCTCTATTTACCCGTCCTGATGAGCCTGTTTCGCAGAATCGGTATGTACCGCCGTGCCGGTTCGTTGGGAGGAGGGGGAGGTCAGGCCAGTACCGGACAGACCTCTACTGTCGAGACTGACTGGCTGGCGATGGAACTGGATCATGACAGCGGTGCCATGTCGGGGCAGGTGAAGCAGGGGCGACTCGCGGGGCAATCACTGGGTGATCTGACGCTGGATGACCTCATATCGCTGATGCGTGAGATAGAGCAGGAAGACGAGGAGAGCGGAGATCTGCTGGAAGCCTATCTGGACCGGCATCATCCGGACTGGCGTGAAACGGATGATACAGATCAGAATAGTCGGCGCTCCTCAGACCGCTCCCGGGGTGCCCGGTCTGTTATGACCGAAGCTGAAGCACTTGAAATCCTTGGGCTTGCGCGGGGGGCAACCGCAGATGAAATCCGGTATGCGCATAAACAGCAGATGAAGACAGCACATCCGGACCGGGGCGGGAGCAACGAACTGGCGTCGAAAATAAATGAAGCGAAGGACTTCCTGCTCTCTGGTCTTTAGTCCGGAATGTCAATTTCTGACGGTCAGACAGTGCCCTGCTTTGGGCGTATTCTTGCGACATCGTCGGGGCTGTGGCAGAAAACGCCGCACGTTATTGCACTGCACACTGGCGCTTCTGCCAGATGCCCGATCAATATGGAG encodes:
- a CDS encoding VWA domain-containing protein; its protein translation is MAKELDRKQQGGNNVSAFLKKVARTPAPVKAGKRGRLVFALDATGSREPTWDQAMHTQAEMFTAARDIGGLDVQLCFFRGFGEFKASSWVSDPDSLLRSMTGVRCLGGRTQIERVLRHGLRSTGEQKVNAIVFIGDCMEESIDTLCHLAGQLGLKGTPLFLFQEGHDPIAETAFRQMAKLSGGAWSRFDSGSVDQLRELLGAVAAFAAGGRKALADLSGRGGKEAVRLISNQMGGRG
- a CDS encoding molecular chaperone DnaJ, with the protein product MIAYLILGLCLLVSFVLLLNWYANARPAQIWRTAKWSLALIGTILLLFLLISGRLAQALFALPLYLPVLMSLFRRIGMYRRAGSLGGGGGQASTGQTSTVETDWLAMELDHDSGAMSGQVKQGRLAGQSLGDLTLDDLISLMREIEQEDEESGDLLEAYLDRHHPDWRETDDTDQNSRRSSDRSRGARSVMTEAEALEILGLARGATADEIRYAHKQQMKTAHPDRGGSNELASKINEAKDFLLSGL